In a genomic window of Wyeomyia smithii strain HCP4-BCI-WySm-NY-G18 chromosome 1, ASM2978416v1, whole genome shotgun sequence:
- the LOC129717239 gene encoding partitioning defective 3 homolog isoform X5 produces MMKKKASVFELPPKCPALADKITGIFGWRHTYRVSQKQKGIAHCQQHYLHKTYSLNLPRKTNPESWVVVHHLQSQSGILDPDDQVSDVADDREEILASYEDCPGGPEPGVPQGCGDGASGSSVGTGSPDIFRPEPGKYGPETSTPHIEVTSNEQPPGGLGLQVRRGSEPSLHQIGVTDQRSPLYNVNPNGHQDTKRWSAAPVCRNDNDPPERLLSPSNGVPYMAPEWNVLPEEESHDSLPQQFSRSGRLSMQFLGAEAANGYRWIDAAERAAANVVGGVYNGTSANSSFNSKSLPRESKRREPLGQANASVYESIREKDGEMLLVVNENGGPLGLTAIPDPDNGGLLVQSVEPGGRADRGRVRRGDRILEINNIKLIGLSESSVQEHLKKSLSSPELRLRVIRAAKHRRDNRVSQMIEAEEKPTGAKVATVSPTRKIPGAPSGISLQTANTRKPGKRIEITLKKGINGLGFSVTTRDNQAGRQCPIYIKNILSKGAAVEDGRLKPGDRLLEVDGVPMTGKSQSEVVSILRATEYGATVELVVSRQHELAETEEREIGCGVENEQKNTPPKPPPPILPKSSVKQTTRAKSEEILDTREARSTVSKPSNVANGGTPPNSVLKKPLASILKSASTNQVSELYQEQSPQQQQPSTNSHAGGFQWKNREILSLHIPVYDTEKAGLGVSVKGKTGSGNSSTGSTGSSKHDGDLGIFVKSVLHGGAASRDGRLKMNDQLLSVNGVSLLGQSNAEAMDTLRRAIQTGGSNHPGKIILTVARRIGRPVSTGELLVETVDNSNSSDQSGATVIYLSPDKQQDKPQQQQQSSSDKHQQHKRYSNPVLDRLTGGQSGSGSSNSLNPLSASTTVTDGGSPCNQRPSPLSNHALRNESYYMATNDNWSPAANLNGSNAVLIEEDPEPTSPTFHLVRPSDETNSTSTPNGDVTYASQLSLDTNPPAADAFSRDAIGRRSMSEKHHAALDARETGTYQRNKKLREERERDKKLNGVGSGSMESLTQVGGRMSSLKAKSSELRAEALDRLGELGPSLGMKKSSSLESLQTMVQEIQMADEPRGPTALRTPRGRGREEILRAAVERPPETQAKKHWLLEDASPDVDSGGFVPRGSPFQSSLNDGKNKVRHKKNGLFRGIGHMFRFGKHRKDGIAPVSDNVPADYTASWGEGPLTNGTVVGGNQQKGQTLTVKNTSSKASNGPASLSGLPNGLGSSAVNGPGVVGNSTTTNKSNSIERTANSGVVVSQPPLYQPPPPPPHQNGASMPTSIHHTDVFNHRYSHYVNYEELQQQISFHVNKILSSLNF; encoded by the exons ATGATGAAGAAGAAAGCCAGTGTGTTCGAGCTGCCACCCAAGTGCCCTGCGCTGGCGGACAAAATTACCGGTATTTTCGGCTGGCGGCACACGTACCGGGTCTCGCAGAAGCAGAAGGGCATCGCGCACTGCCAGCAGCACTATTTGCACAAAACGTACTCACTCAATTTGCCCCGGAAAACG AACCCAGAATCGTGGGTCGTAGTGCATCACCTTCAGTCACAGTCCGGCATCCTTGATCCGGATGATCAGGTGAGCGACGTCGCGGACGACCGAGAGGAAATACTCGCCAGCTACGAGGACTGCCCGGGTGGACCAGAACCAGGAGTTCCACAGGGTTGTGGGGATGGTGCCAGCGGTAGCTCGGTCGGCACTGGAAGTCCAGACATCTTTCGTCCGGAGCCGGGCAAGTACGGGCCGGAAACTTCAACGCCTCATATTGAGGTTACCTCCAACGAGCAACCACCCGGTGGACTGGGACTGCAAGTGCGACGTGGCAGTGAACCGTCGCTGCATCAGATCGGAGTTACAGATCAGCGGAGCCCGCTGTACAATGTAAATCCCAACGGGCATCAAGACACAAAACGATGGTCCGCAGCACCGGTCTGTCGGAACGACAATGACCCTCCGGAGCGGCTGCTATCGCCATCGAATGGGGTTCCGTACATGGCACCCGAGTGGAACGTATTGCCGGAGGAAGAATCTCATGACAGTTTGCCCCAACAGTTTTCTCGCTCGGGTCGGTTGTCGATGCAGTTTTTGGGAGCAGAGGCCGCCAACGGCTACCGGTGGATCGATGCAGCAGAACGCGCAGCCGCCAACGTCGTTGGCGGCGTATACAATGGAACCAGCGCGAACAGTAGTTTTAACTCAAAATCCCTCCCGCGGGAATCTAAGCGAAGGGAACCACTCGGACAGGCAAATGCCTCCGTTTACGAATCGATACGAGAGAAAGATGG TGAAATGCTTTTGGTAGTGAACGAAAATGGCGGTCCATTAGGTCTGACGGCTATTCCGGACCCGGACAACGGTGGACTGCTAGTGCAGAGCGTCGAACCGGGCGGCCGAGCCGATCGGGGTCGGGTGCGCCGGGGTGATCGTATTCTCGAAATTAACAATATCAAATTGATTGGTCTCTCGGAGAGTTCCGTGCAGGAACATCTCAAGAAGAGCCTTTCCTCACCTGAACTGCGGTTACGGGTGATTCGGGCGGCGAAGCATCGCCGGGACAACCGTGTCTCGCAGATGATCGAGGCCGAGGAAAAACCGACCGGCGCCAAAGTGGCCACGGTCTCCCCGACGAGAAAGATTCCCGGGGCTCCGTCGGGGATCAGTTTGCAGACAGCTAACACTCGAAAACCCGGTAAGCGTATCGAGATTACGCTGAAGAAGGGAATTAACGGGTTAGGATTTTCCGTCACCACCCGGGATAATCAAGCGGGACGACAGTGTCCGATCTATATTAAGAATATTCTGTCGAAAGGTGCCGCCGTCGAGGACGGCCGACTGAAGCCGGGTGATAGGCTGCTGGAAGTGGATGGTGTTCCCATGACTGGGAAGTCTCAGAGCGAGGTGGTTTCTATTCTTCGGGCGACGGAGTATGGAGCAACGGTAGAGTTGGTCGTTTCCCGGCAGCATGAACTCGCCGAAACGGAGGAAAGAGAAATT GGCTGCGGGGTGGAAAATGAACAGAAAAATACCCCACCGAAACCACCGCCTCCGATTCTACCAAAATCGTCCGTCAAACAAACCACGCGAGCCAAATCGGAGGAAATTCTCGACACACGCGAAGCGCGATCGACAGTATCGAAGCCCTCAAATGTAGCTAACGGTGGTACACCACCTAATAGCGTTCTGAAGAAACCACTGGCATCGATACTCAAGTCTGCATCAACAAACCAAGTTTCGGAACTGTACCAGGAGCAATCGCCACAACAGCAGCAACCCTCCACTAACAGCCATGCAGGCGGATTTCAGTGGAAGAATCGCGAGATTCTCTCGCTTCACATTCCGGTATACGACACGGAGAAGGCCGGACTGGGAGTAAGCGTGAAGGGCAAAACAGGATCGGGCAACAGTAGCACCGGAAGCACCGGTAGCAGTAAGCATGATGGCGATTTgggtattttcgtaaaaagcgTGCTGCACGGTGGAGCAGCCAGCCGGGATGGCCGTTTGAAGATGAATGATCAACTGTTGAGTGTTAACGGAGTTTCCCTGCTTGGACAGAGCAATGCAGAAGCGATGGATACGCTGCGGCGAGCGATACAGACGG GCGGTAGTAACCATCCGGGCAAAATCATTCTCACCGTGGCACGCCGGATTGGGCGACCAGTCAGCACTGGCGAGTTGCTGGTAGAAACGGTCGATAATTCCAACTCCAGCGATCAGTCCGGAGCGACTGTTATCTATCTCAGTCCCGATAAACAACAAGATAAaccgcaacagcagcagcaatctTCCAGCGATAAACATCAACAGCACAAACGGTACAGTAATCCGGTGCTGGACCGACTTACCGGCGGTCAATCTGGAAGCGGCAGCAGCAATAGCCTGAATCCTCTGAGTGCCAGCACCACAGTCACCGATGGTGGTAGTCCCTGCAACCAAAGACCATCACCACTATCGAACCATGCGTTACGCAACGAAAGCTACTATATGGCAACCAACGATAATTGGAGTCCGGCTGCCAATCTCAACGGCAGTAACGCGGTCCTTATTGAGGAGGATCCTGAACCAACCTCACC AACTTTCCATCTGGTGCGTCCCTCGGATGAAACCAACTCCACGTCGACCCCGAACGGAGATGTCACATACGCGAGTCAGCTTTCTCTAGATACCAACCCGCCAGCGGCGGATGCTTTCAGCAGGGACGCTATCGGTAGACGTTCGATGTCCGAGAAACACCATGCGGCTCTGGACGCCCGAGAAACGGGAACTTATCAGCGCAATAAAAAACTTCGTGAGGAACGAGAACGGGACAAAAAGCTAAACGGTGTCGGATCTGGTTCAATGGAATCACTAACGCAGGTTGGTGGCCGGATGAGTAGTCTGAAGGCGAAATCATCGGAACTGCGAGCCGAGGCTCTGGATCGGTTGGGTGAGCTCGGACCATCGCTTGGTATGAAAAAGTCATCCAGTTTGGAGTCGCTGCAGACGATGGTACAAGAGATTCAGatggcggatgaaccacgaggaCCAACAGCGCTGCGGACACCTCGTGGTCGTGGACGAGAGGAAATCCTAAGAGCTGCTGTAGAACGACCACCGGAGACGC aaGCCAAAAAGCACTGGCTCTTGGAGGACGCCTCGCCCGATGTCGATTCCGGTGGATTCGTTCCCCGAGGAAGTCCATTCCAGTCGTCGTTAAATGACGGAAAGAATAAAGTTCGCCACAAGAAGAATGGGTTATTCCGAGGTATCGGACACATGTTCCGCTTTGGCAAGCATCGAAAGGATGGCATTGCACCGGTCAGCGATAACGTTCCTGCCGACTATACGGCCAGCTGGGGCGAAGGCCCCCTGACTAACGGAACAGTGGTTGGAGGCAACCAGCAAAAAGGCCAAACGCTAACTGTGAAGAATACCAGCTCGAAAGCTTCCAACGGACCCGCTTCGCTCAGTGGTCTGCCGAATGGTCTTGGATCCTCCGCGGTCAATGGACCTGGCGTGGTTGGAAACAGCACGACCACAAACAAGAGCAATTCGATCGAACGAACAGCCAACAGCGGCGTGGTGGTAAGCCAACCTCCACTCTATCAGCCACCTCCACCGCCACCCCATCAGAATGGCGCCAGCATGCCAACCTCCATTCATCACACCGATGTGTTCAACCATCGGTATTCGCACTACGTCAACTATGAGGAACTGCAGCAGCAGATCAG CTTTCATGTTAACAAGATTCTTTCGTCTCTAAACTTTTAA
- the LOC129717239 gene encoding partitioning defective 3 homolog isoform X3 translates to MMKKKASVFELPPKCPALADKITGIFGWRHTYRVSQKQKGIAHCQQHYLHKTYSLNLPRKTNPESWVVVHHLQSQSGILDPDDQVSDVADDREEILASYEDCPGGPEPGVPQGCGDGASGSSVGTGSPDIFRPEPGKYGPETSTPHIEVTSNEQPPGGLGLQVRRGSEPSLHQIGVTDQRSPLYNVNPNGHQDTKRWSAAPVCRNDNDPPERLLSPSNGVPYMAPEWNVLPEEESHDSLPQQFSRSGRLSMQFLGAEAANGYRWIDAAERAAANVVGGVYNGTSANSSFNSKSLPRESKRREPLGQANASVYESIREKDGEMLLVVNENGGPLGLTAIPDPDNGGLLVQSVEPGGRADRGRVRRGDRILEINNIKLIGLSESSVQEHLKKSLSSPELRLRVIRAAKHRRDNRVSQMIEAEEKPTGAKVATVSPTRKIPGAPSGISLQTANTRKPGKRIEITLKKGINGLGFSVTTRDNQAGRQCPIYIKNILSKGAAVEDGRLKPGDRLLEVDGVPMTGKSQSEVVSILRATEYGATVELVVSRQHELAETEEREIGCGVENEQKNTPPKPPPPILPKSSVKQTTRAKSEEILDTREARSTVSKPSNVANGGTPPNSVLKKPLASILKSASTNQVSELYQEQSPQQQQPSTNSHAGGFQWKNREILSLHIPVYDTEKAGLGVSVKGKTGSGNSSTGSTGSSKHDGDLGIFVKSVLHGGAASRDGRLKMNDQLLSVNGVSLLGQSNAEAMDTLRRAIQTGGSNHPGKIILTVARRIGRPVSTGELLVETVDNSNSSDQSGATVIYLSPDKQQDKPQQQQQSSSDKHQQHKRYSNPVLDRLTGGQSGSGSSNSLNPLSASTTVTDGGSPCNQRPSPLSNHALRNESYYMATNDNWSPAANLNGSNAVLIEEDPEPTSPTFHLVRPSDETNSTSTPNGDVTYASQLSLDTNPPAADAFSRDAIGRRSMSEKHHAALDARETGTYQRNKKLREERERDKKLNGVGSGSMESLTQVGGRMSSLKAKSSELRAEALDRLGELGPSLGMKKSSSLESLQTMVQEIQMADEPRGPTALRTPRGRGREEILRAAVERPPETQAKKHWLLEDASPDVDSGGFVPRGSPFQSSLNDGKNKVRHKKNGLFRGIGHMFRFGKHRKDGIAPVSDNVPADYTASWGEGPLTNGTVVGGNQQKGQTLTVKNTSSKASNGPASLSGLPNGLGSSAVNGPGVVGNSTTTNKSNSIERTANSGVVVSQPPLYQPPPPPPHQNGASMPTSIHHTDVFNHRYSHYVNYEELQQQISRRHHHYHSQRSARNTPPVELAIYHHQQQQHQQKLKQPRPVSSYYDGGYETIQHNGGGSQRKSSHPSSPSKQPQQQPQQQHGNWNGAISSNGPTSMSSAGYQHHGSIRSRGPFVTQVQIQNSMPYQ, encoded by the exons ATGATGAAGAAGAAAGCCAGTGTGTTCGAGCTGCCACCCAAGTGCCCTGCGCTGGCGGACAAAATTACCGGTATTTTCGGCTGGCGGCACACGTACCGGGTCTCGCAGAAGCAGAAGGGCATCGCGCACTGCCAGCAGCACTATTTGCACAAAACGTACTCACTCAATTTGCCCCGGAAAACG AACCCAGAATCGTGGGTCGTAGTGCATCACCTTCAGTCACAGTCCGGCATCCTTGATCCGGATGATCAGGTGAGCGACGTCGCGGACGACCGAGAGGAAATACTCGCCAGCTACGAGGACTGCCCGGGTGGACCAGAACCAGGAGTTCCACAGGGTTGTGGGGATGGTGCCAGCGGTAGCTCGGTCGGCACTGGAAGTCCAGACATCTTTCGTCCGGAGCCGGGCAAGTACGGGCCGGAAACTTCAACGCCTCATATTGAGGTTACCTCCAACGAGCAACCACCCGGTGGACTGGGACTGCAAGTGCGACGTGGCAGTGAACCGTCGCTGCATCAGATCGGAGTTACAGATCAGCGGAGCCCGCTGTACAATGTAAATCCCAACGGGCATCAAGACACAAAACGATGGTCCGCAGCACCGGTCTGTCGGAACGACAATGACCCTCCGGAGCGGCTGCTATCGCCATCGAATGGGGTTCCGTACATGGCACCCGAGTGGAACGTATTGCCGGAGGAAGAATCTCATGACAGTTTGCCCCAACAGTTTTCTCGCTCGGGTCGGTTGTCGATGCAGTTTTTGGGAGCAGAGGCCGCCAACGGCTACCGGTGGATCGATGCAGCAGAACGCGCAGCCGCCAACGTCGTTGGCGGCGTATACAATGGAACCAGCGCGAACAGTAGTTTTAACTCAAAATCCCTCCCGCGGGAATCTAAGCGAAGGGAACCACTCGGACAGGCAAATGCCTCCGTTTACGAATCGATACGAGAGAAAGATGG TGAAATGCTTTTGGTAGTGAACGAAAATGGCGGTCCATTAGGTCTGACGGCTATTCCGGACCCGGACAACGGTGGACTGCTAGTGCAGAGCGTCGAACCGGGCGGCCGAGCCGATCGGGGTCGGGTGCGCCGGGGTGATCGTATTCTCGAAATTAACAATATCAAATTGATTGGTCTCTCGGAGAGTTCCGTGCAGGAACATCTCAAGAAGAGCCTTTCCTCACCTGAACTGCGGTTACGGGTGATTCGGGCGGCGAAGCATCGCCGGGACAACCGTGTCTCGCAGATGATCGAGGCCGAGGAAAAACCGACCGGCGCCAAAGTGGCCACGGTCTCCCCGACGAGAAAGATTCCCGGGGCTCCGTCGGGGATCAGTTTGCAGACAGCTAACACTCGAAAACCCGGTAAGCGTATCGAGATTACGCTGAAGAAGGGAATTAACGGGTTAGGATTTTCCGTCACCACCCGGGATAATCAAGCGGGACGACAGTGTCCGATCTATATTAAGAATATTCTGTCGAAAGGTGCCGCCGTCGAGGACGGCCGACTGAAGCCGGGTGATAGGCTGCTGGAAGTGGATGGTGTTCCCATGACTGGGAAGTCTCAGAGCGAGGTGGTTTCTATTCTTCGGGCGACGGAGTATGGAGCAACGGTAGAGTTGGTCGTTTCCCGGCAGCATGAACTCGCCGAAACGGAGGAAAGAGAAATT GGCTGCGGGGTGGAAAATGAACAGAAAAATACCCCACCGAAACCACCGCCTCCGATTCTACCAAAATCGTCCGTCAAACAAACCACGCGAGCCAAATCGGAGGAAATTCTCGACACACGCGAAGCGCGATCGACAGTATCGAAGCCCTCAAATGTAGCTAACGGTGGTACACCACCTAATAGCGTTCTGAAGAAACCACTGGCATCGATACTCAAGTCTGCATCAACAAACCAAGTTTCGGAACTGTACCAGGAGCAATCGCCACAACAGCAGCAACCCTCCACTAACAGCCATGCAGGCGGATTTCAGTGGAAGAATCGCGAGATTCTCTCGCTTCACATTCCGGTATACGACACGGAGAAGGCCGGACTGGGAGTAAGCGTGAAGGGCAAAACAGGATCGGGCAACAGTAGCACCGGAAGCACCGGTAGCAGTAAGCATGATGGCGATTTgggtattttcgtaaaaagcgTGCTGCACGGTGGAGCAGCCAGCCGGGATGGCCGTTTGAAGATGAATGATCAACTGTTGAGTGTTAACGGAGTTTCCCTGCTTGGACAGAGCAATGCAGAAGCGATGGATACGCTGCGGCGAGCGATACAGACGG GCGGTAGTAACCATCCGGGCAAAATCATTCTCACCGTGGCACGCCGGATTGGGCGACCAGTCAGCACTGGCGAGTTGCTGGTAGAAACGGTCGATAATTCCAACTCCAGCGATCAGTCCGGAGCGACTGTTATCTATCTCAGTCCCGATAAACAACAAGATAAaccgcaacagcagcagcaatctTCCAGCGATAAACATCAACAGCACAAACGGTACAGTAATCCGGTGCTGGACCGACTTACCGGCGGTCAATCTGGAAGCGGCAGCAGCAATAGCCTGAATCCTCTGAGTGCCAGCACCACAGTCACCGATGGTGGTAGTCCCTGCAACCAAAGACCATCACCACTATCGAACCATGCGTTACGCAACGAAAGCTACTATATGGCAACCAACGATAATTGGAGTCCGGCTGCCAATCTCAACGGCAGTAACGCGGTCCTTATTGAGGAGGATCCTGAACCAACCTCACC AACTTTCCATCTGGTGCGTCCCTCGGATGAAACCAACTCCACGTCGACCCCGAACGGAGATGTCACATACGCGAGTCAGCTTTCTCTAGATACCAACCCGCCAGCGGCGGATGCTTTCAGCAGGGACGCTATCGGTAGACGTTCGATGTCCGAGAAACACCATGCGGCTCTGGACGCCCGAGAAACGGGAACTTATCAGCGCAATAAAAAACTTCGTGAGGAACGAGAACGGGACAAAAAGCTAAACGGTGTCGGATCTGGTTCAATGGAATCACTAACGCAGGTTGGTGGCCGGATGAGTAGTCTGAAGGCGAAATCATCGGAACTGCGAGCCGAGGCTCTGGATCGGTTGGGTGAGCTCGGACCATCGCTTGGTATGAAAAAGTCATCCAGTTTGGAGTCGCTGCAGACGATGGTACAAGAGATTCAGatggcggatgaaccacgaggaCCAACAGCGCTGCGGACACCTCGTGGTCGTGGACGAGAGGAAATCCTAAGAGCTGCTGTAGAACGACCACCGGAGACGC aaGCCAAAAAGCACTGGCTCTTGGAGGACGCCTCGCCCGATGTCGATTCCGGTGGATTCGTTCCCCGAGGAAGTCCATTCCAGTCGTCGTTAAATGACGGAAAGAATAAAGTTCGCCACAAGAAGAATGGGTTATTCCGAGGTATCGGACACATGTTCCGCTTTGGCAAGCATCGAAAGGATGGCATTGCACCGGTCAGCGATAACGTTCCTGCCGACTATACGGCCAGCTGGGGCGAAGGCCCCCTGACTAACGGAACAGTGGTTGGAGGCAACCAGCAAAAAGGCCAAACGCTAACTGTGAAGAATACCAGCTCGAAAGCTTCCAACGGACCCGCTTCGCTCAGTGGTCTGCCGAATGGTCTTGGATCCTCCGCGGTCAATGGACCTGGCGTGGTTGGAAACAGCACGACCACAAACAAGAGCAATTCGATCGAACGAACAGCCAACAGCGGCGTGGTGGTAAGCCAACCTCCACTCTATCAGCCACCTCCACCGCCACCCCATCAGAATGGCGCCAGCATGCCAACCTCCATTCATCACACCGATGTGTTCAACCATCGGTATTCGCACTACGTCAACTATGAGGAACTGCAGCAGCAGATCAG